DNA from Ignavibacteria bacterium:
ACATGTAATCGTTCCCGTTTTATCAAAAACTATTTTATCAATATCTGCAAGACGTTCAATAACATTAATATTTTTTATGTAAAATTTATTTCTTCCGAAAATCTTCATTGAGTTACCGAAAGCAAATGGGATTGAGATGGCAAATGCGCAGGGACACGCAACAATTAACACAGCAATAATTGCTGATAACCCTCTATCAAAATTGATAGGGAACCAGTAAAGCGCTGTTAAGAAAACAATCGCAAAAACTCCTATTGTAAAATTTTTTCCGATAAAATCGGCAAAATTGGAAAGTTTACTCTTTTCAGTTTTGTTAAATGCTTCATTGTTCCATAGCTGTGTAAGGTAACTTTGAGAAACATCTCTTATTACTTCAAGCTCGATTGACGAACCAAGTTGTTTGCCTCCTGCATAAATAATTTCACCAAGAACCTTTTCTGCCGGGATGGATTCCCCCGTAACAAAACTGTAATCAATGTTAGCATTTCCTTTAAATAAAATAGAATCGGCGGGAATAATCTCATTATTTTTTACCGTTATTCTATCTCCTTTTTTCAATTTCTCAAGAGGAATAATTTTTTCTCTACCTCCTTCAATCAAGGTTACAGCAAGAGGGAAGTATGATTTGTAATTTCTCTCGAAGTTTAATGAATCATAAGTTTTTGTCTGCAATAATTTCCCGACCAGCAAAAATAAAATTAATCCTGAAAAAGAATCGTAATAGCCGGCACCTGTTCCCGATAAAATCTCATACAAGCTTCTTAAGAAGACGATTGAGATACCGAGGGCAATAGGAACGTCAATATTAATATTTTTATTTTTCAAGCCTTTGTATGAAGAAATAAAATATCCTGATGCACAATAAAGAAGCGGAATTGCAAATAAAATATTTAGGTATCCGAAAAATTCTTTATATATATTCTCCAATCCTGATGAGGATAAATATTCGGGAAAGCTCAGAAGCATTATGTTGCCAAAACAAAAGCCCGCAATGCCAATTTTATAATATAATTTTTTTGTTTCAGAGGATGTTTTGTTTTCCTCAGATTTTTCAATAACAGGTTCATAGCCAAGCGAGTATAACAGCTCAAACAATTGTTTAGTTGAGATAAAATGCTTGTTAATTTTTACAAATAATTTCTTTTCATTAAAATTTAGTCTTGATAGCAACACACCCGGGTTAATTTTTTGAAGATTTTCAAGAAGCCAGATGCACGATGTGCAATGTATGGAAGGTATGTATAGTGTTAAGGTCGCAGTATTTTCGTCTTCATAGCTGCAAAGTTTTGAAGCTATCTCCTTATTTTCGAGGAAACGGAATTTATTGAAGTTATATTGTTTGGGTATATTGCCGGGGTGTTGCTCTAATTTATAATAATTGCAAAGATTTTTGTTTTCAAGGGTCTCATAAGCATTTTTGCAGCCATTACAGCAAAAATACTTATCATTAGATTCTATTTTTCCATTGCATTCCATTCCGCAATGGAAACATTTTTGAGAAATTTTGCTTTTTAAATTTAACTCTTTATCCGGCATTCTGATTATCCGCTTTGTAATTGTTTTTAATTATATATTGAACTGATTCTATTTAAGCCCGGCGTATTAACAACCTGAATCATTCTGCCTTTTATGGAAATTAAATTTTGTTTTCTTAATTCCGAAAGTAAGCGTATAACAGTTTCAGTTGCCGAACCGACGAATCCCGCCAGCTCTTCTCTTGATATTGTAATTGAATGTGAGTTATCATCAAGCGTAAGCAGTGCATCAACAAGACGCCCCTTAACCGGCTTATATGAAAGATTCAAAAGCTCATTTTCCGTATCGCTTAATTCTTCAGAAAGCAAGTTCATAAAAAATAAATTTACTGTATTATGATTAAGCAGATTGTAAAAACTATCTTTAGGGATGAAATAGAGTGTAGTATTCTCAAATGCAGAAGCGTAATAAGTATAACGGTCACGCAAAATTAAATCCTTATATCCAACAAAGTCTCCCGTTTTCATTATTCGCAGGATTTTTTCTTTACCGTCCGGTGAGATTTTAAAAATTTTTACTTTTCCTGTTTTGACATAAAATAAACCTACGGGAAAAACATTTTCCTTAAAGATATCCTGGTTTTTTTCGAATTTAATTTTTTCATAATTTAAATTTTCATTGTCAAAGCTAAGCTCAGAAGGGATTTCTCTGTAAATTACTTCATTTAATGTTTCCATTTTTGGTTATTGGTTATTTATTTACCTATTCAAAAATAGAATTATTGATTGCAAAGTATTAGAGCGGTAAAACGTAAAATTAAAAATACGATTACAACGAAAATAGGAGGGGAGTTTAGGTATTACATAGGTAAAAACACTTAGGGGAATGCGTTAAAATGCGTAGTGAATTAGGCGCTTAAATTCAAAAAAACACATAAAAATCAATTTAAATCAATAATTTTGTGTTTAACAGCATAATTTATTAACCCTGCGGTATTTTTGATATTTAACTTTTGATGAAGGTTTCGGCGGTGAGTATCGACAGTTCTTATGCTGATAAATAACCGGTCGGCAATTTCTTTATTAGTTAACCCTTCTGCAATTAATTTTAATATTTCTATTTCCCTGTCAGTAAGTGGAACTTCAGAAGAAGACTTGCTTTTTTTATTTTCCTTTGACTTGGTGAATTGGTTAAGTATGACCTCCGAGGCTTCTTTGCAGAAATAACTGTCTCCTTTTGCAACCGTTTTTATTGCCGATACCAATTCTTCAATGCCGGTGCTTTTTAATACATATCCCTTTGCTCCGGTGTTAAGCATTTCAATTATATAGTTATCGTCATCAGAAGTTGATAATGCAAGTATAAATGTTTCGGGATATTTCTTTTTAATTATTTTTGATGTTTCAATACCGCTTATGCCGGGCATGTTAATGTCCATAAGAATCACGTCCGCTGTTTGCTGAGTCAGTTTTTCAAGTAATTCCTCTCCCGAGCCGGCTTCAGACAATACTTCTATATCCTCATAGTCATTTAATATATTTTTTATTCCTTCGCGAAACATCTTATGGTCGTCGGTAATGATTAATTTTATTTTTTCCATTATTAAAATTATTTTATGGGCACTTCCACAGTTATGGAAGTTCCTTTCTGCATTCGTGAATCGATTGTCACGAAACCATTGAGAGACTTTACGCGGCTTTTAATGTTTCTTAATCCTAAACCTTTCTCCATGTTTGTCTCTGGCAAAAACCCAACTCCGTTATCCTCGATACTTAAAACGAGACTTGT
Protein-coding regions in this window:
- a CDS encoding heavy metal translocating P-type ATPase metal-binding domain-containing protein, coding for MPDKELNLKSKISQKCFHCGMECNGKIESNDKYFCCNGCKNAYETLENKNLCNYYKLEQHPGNIPKQYNFNKFRFLENKEIASKLCSYEDENTATLTLYIPSIHCTSCIWLLENLQKINPGVLLSRLNFNEKKLFVKINKHFISTKQLFELLYSLGYEPVIEKSEENKTSSETKKLYYKIGIAGFCFGNIMLLSFPEYLSSSGLENIYKEFFGYLNILFAIPLLYCASGYFISSYKGLKNKNINIDVPIALGISIVFLRSLYEILSGTGAGYYDSFSGLILFLLVGKLLQTKTYDSLNFERNYKSYFPLAVTLIEGGREKIIPLEKLKKGDRITVKNNEIIPADSILFKGNANIDYSFVTGESIPAEKVLGEIIYAGGKQLGSSIELEVIRDVSQSYLTQLWNNEAFNKTEKSKLSNFADFIGKNFTIGVFAIVFLTALYWFPINFDRGLSAIIAVLIVACPCAFAISIPFAFGNSMKIFGRNKFYIKNINVIERLADIDKIVFDKTGTITCSNESEVKFIGRELSLEEKYLVNSLSKNSTHPYSRIISNSLPCSLSSKEEYNSDQYKEYTGKGIAGIINCKLIKLGSEEFVYNSLVRSDLPDFVSSLELEISDLIDETEGYEHLQKHKNSNVFLSINTEILGYFEIKNKYKNHLPEVIDELKTNYSLAVLSGDNNAEKQNLKTLFGHEPDILFNQSAQNKLNYIKEMQSKDIKCLMIGDGLNDAGALKQSNVGISVVDNINSFSPSCDGILESEKLQKLPAILSFAKKNLTILKMAFTFSLLYNAAGMYFAISGQLSPLVAAILMPVSSISVVLFATLSTNFFAKKYKLI
- a CDS encoding Crp/Fnr family transcriptional regulator, with translation METLNEVIYREIPSELSFDNENLNYEKIKFEKNQDIFKENVFPVGLFYVKTGKVKIFKISPDGKEKILRIMKTGDFVGYKDLILRDRYTYYASAFENTTLYFIPKDSFYNLLNHNTVNLFFMNLLSEELSDTENELLNLSYKPVKGRLVDALLTLDDNSHSITISREELAGFVGSATETVIRLLSELRKQNLISIKGRMIQVVNTPGLNRISSIYN
- a CDS encoding response regulator transcription factor, translating into MEKIKLIITDDHKMFREGIKNILNDYEDIEVLSEAGSGEELLEKLTQQTADVILMDINMPGISGIETSKIIKKKYPETFILALSTSDDDNYIIEMLNTGAKGYVLKSTGIEELVSAIKTVAKGDSYFCKEASEVILNQFTKSKENKKSKSSSEVPLTDREIEILKLIAEGLTNKEIADRLFISIRTVDTHRRNLHQKLNIKNTAGLINYAVKHKIIDLN